cacttaagtccctcactttctcttccgtccaaattcgtagtccttccggccatttaaaccgtttgatcaaagagtcaaaggtgagatgtgataattttttccaaaaatatcattatctcaatgtgaaatttttattttttttctctttcatattTTTTCTAGTCGCAGAAATggtagaaagaagaagaagaagaggcatttggatttgggttttgtgattttaaaagaagaagaagaagaggcaagaagaagaagaagaagaagaagaaaaagaagaggtatttgggtttgggttttgAGATTTTGAAATAGCGGAATTTTTAGTGagagttaattttgtcaattcacgtgtctcaaacggctattttggatggaaggactacgaatttggacagaaaagaaagtgagggacttaagtgttgggtcgccaaaatagagggacagaagtattaattatgttaaatctcagggattaaaaagtaaattttcttaaaattttatataaaaatttgaaataataaaaattaaaattttatgtttatatatatatataatttttttctattcaattcaataaaaaaataaatttaataatatttattttatttatgatatataaatttaataataaattaaaaattaaaaacaataattCTTTCATAGTAAaagtatatataatatatacttttgtgactaaaatttaataaatatttaaaaataactatattactataaattaaattattagtacataatgaaattttttaaatgtaaaataattaagttttaaataaaatttgtattaatttatttttactcctaaaattaaaaatatttttcatattttgattttgaaaataattttcttattattaacaggtaaatatatttttctagttttcactattttttataaaaaatgaaaaatgcatTTTCATAaacttaataatataaaaattattttaaacaataaaattttaagtctGAACTTTAATTATAGTAGATAATATTAATcgatgaattttaattaaatgatattaaATTTCTTTCTTAGGTATGGAGTTTccgtaaaataaataaataaaacaacatGATGAATCTTATGGTGCCTTCTTAGGGCAATGAAGAGTTGGGGTCACATGGCAAAAGCAAATGGCCCTTGGGGAGGGGAAGTATCATATGTGATGCCTCCATATCTCCGACTGTGCGGCCTTTATCATATAGACtcaaattttcagtttattattttcttaaaaaaaaattgttttaagcttctttttattttatataattttttaaaaaatatttatatattttttattcatttaggGGAAATTTTATTTAGActcaaatttattataaatttaaaatataaataaataaataaataaatctcttcatgaaaaataatgagatttattattttatattttgaatttataataGACAGGATTAAGATTAAAATTTCCTCCGATTAAGACATGTGTAACCCAGTGAGGTGGAGTTCAATTTATGTAATCATCATTTAGAAAAAGCAACCAACACGTCAGTATACGCTGCGAAATGCTGTTGATTAAATTTAAGGTGATAAATTAAGAACATGCTTATGGCGTGTCCTAGAATCAAGGCGTTTTCCTTCCTTGATCGAAATGAAAGACGGCAGAATAGAGCACTGTCTAAGGCAAACACaccatattaaaataaaatttaattaaataaaatttcaacataaataaaatttaattaaataaatagtttccaaatttaaattatataagtataataaaatttcaatttaaatttaaataatatttttcagcCAATCCAAGTGAGTTAGATTGTTATTAGCAAAATTCAACCGTGGTTAATTTTGACAATTTCATTATTTCATATCTTTatcacttttatataatattttatacagATTTTTGGTTGTGTGTGGTGTCATGTAATTTTGCTTTTCAGATTAAGCCTTGGATTTTTTGTTGTTGTCAAAGATAAACAATAATTAACAACAGAAAATTATGCAAACAATGCCAATTACTCTTACCAATTAAGGATACAGCGAAGGAGGACAAGgttgattttattaaataaaagctGATGATTTGGAAACACCGCCTAATCTTAAACTCCTACGTGTCtttcttattaattataatGCTAACCGACCGCTCCCTGTGGTTGTTTGTCACGTCCAGTCGTCAACTTAATTAATTAGTCTTATTATTAATTtctcttattaaatatatataattggtTAATAATTGAGAGTATTATTTACAtggattgaaaattaaattaagaataGTGTTTAATACTCACTGATGattatctcaattttttttatatttatcactttgtttgaataaaaaaataaaaaaaataaaaaaaaagcagaAAACGAAccatttgtatgaaaataaagggataaaaaaaggttaaaagaaaataaatattaacatatttatagtttttaaagagataaattaaattaactagtatatattatgaaatatttgatCAATGAAGAGTTaagtagaaaaattaaaatatcactaATTTAAACCGAgaacataaatttatttttaaaaaaataaaaataaaatttaattatacaatttaaaaaattcatttcatactttttgtaaataaaatatatattccaCTACCAAAATACTAAGTATGCAATAAGAAATCACATGGAGTATTGAATCatagattattttattagaaCAGATTGACCGTTAAACATGGGCAGTGGCACCGACCTTAGCTGCAATTCCTACTTGCGGGCGAATTAGAAATTGACACGCAATGCTCTACATAAAAATAAACTACAAAAAACTGTAAAAGCAACGTGCGTCAACCTTCGAAAAAGGCAGGGGGCTTCATCCCTATAAATTGTCAAGGCCATAACTCCATTTCTCCATCATATCCTTTGTTTTAATTCTTTCTAGATTCATTAATGGAGTTAAATTCCCTTTTCTCATCATCAGCGCTTCCTCCACTCTCATTTCCTTACAAAAAATCGCACACACAGAAAACGAAATTTCAGAACAGGAAAAGGTGTAGCAGATCAGGCATTGCTTTGGCTGCTGGAAGAAGACCAGACTCTTATGGAGAAATGCTTGTGGACGAAAGCATGATAGTGCTAAGGAAACGCATACATGAAATGAAGATGATAGAGAGAAATTACCAGCCACCGGCGGAGTGGATGGAGTGGGAGAAGCAATTCTATACCCGCTACGACGAATTTATCTGCAAGTTTGTGGGACTCGTGCAATTGCAATTGATGAATACTAGGCCTAGTTTGGCTTTAGGGATGCTACTGCTTGTTATGATGAGTGTCCCTTTATCTACGGCCACGATTGCTATGCAGATCATGGAGGCGGCCAGTGGAGCCATCTCAACCCTTCATTTGTAGTCTAGTGTGGAAGTTCATGTTACATAAATACTGTTTCTGTTTTATTTTTAGGACAAGTGCGGGGTTTTGATTAATGCACTTGTACGGTATAGGATGTGTATTTGGGTTCAATCCTGGTTTTGGTTGGATTAACTCAgaagtctttttttttctctctcttctttcGTGTAGTATTTGTTTATGTCAGAGTTAAATGCAAATACAAAATATTGAAGATCCAAATACAATTTGGTTGACTTTGTTTATTGGTTCAGGGCCTCGTGATAGAATCATGGAACCATATCCTGATTCAGATAATTGCTAGTCGCGTTTTCTGAAATGGGTTTTTGGAGGCAAGCTCTTCTCTTTCATTCACAATCATCCAGGGGGTGAAGCTGGGCTTAAAAATCTTAGATTTCTGATTGGCAAGTTTGCACTGGAAACGCATACATCAAAAAAGTTCAGGAGCTAACCGATAAAATGATGTTATATTAGCCATTATTTTTACTCTTAACGCACACAATCTCAATATGACATGTCACTTTCTTG
The Manihot esculenta cultivar AM560-2 chromosome 1, M.esculenta_v8, whole genome shotgun sequence genome window above contains:
- the LOC110628099 gene encoding uncharacterized protein LOC110628099, translated to MELNSLFSSSALPPLSFPYKKSHTQKTKFQNRKRCSRSGIALAAGRRPDSYGEMLVDESMIVLRKRIHEMKMIERNYQPPAEWMEWEKQFYTRYDEFICKFVGLVQLQLMNTRPSLALGMLLLVMMSVPLSTATIAMQIMEAASGAISTLHL